ACCCGCTCCCCCACATCGCGCCGTCGCCCTTGGCGCCGCCGTCCAGGAGGTGCACGGTCGCGGCCCGGGCGAGCGTGTCCAGACGCGGATCCGGCTCAGGCATGCGGCTCGTTCGGCGGTGCGGGCGGCCTGGCCGGGGGCGGAGGCGGGGGTGTCACCGGGGGCGCGGGCGGCAGGGGCGGTTCGGGGGCCTGCGCGGGTACGGGCGCGGGCGGCGGCGCGGGGTTCGGGGCGGCCGCCGGGGCGGGGGCCGTTCCCGCGGCCGGATCGTGCACCACAGCGGCCTCGGGAGCGGGAGTTCGGGAGGCAGACGTGCCCGCGGCCTCCGAGGAGTCCGTCGCGGAGGAGTCCGTCGCGGAGGAGTCCGTCGCGGAGGAGTCCGTCGCCGAAGTGTCCGATTCCGACGCGTCCGATGCCGCAGCCGCCCGGTCCCGGCCCGGCCGGGTGGGCGCCCCGCGCTCGCCGAACCGCCAGGTGAGGGTGACCTGTACGGAGGCCTTCGCCTCGCCCTCGGCGAGGATGGCCACGACCTTGCCCGGTTTGGCGGTCAGTTCGACGCCGAAGGTGAGGGCCGCCTCGTCGGGCGCGACCGCGGCGGCGGCGTCCAGGACGGACGAACCCACGCCCCGGATCAGCTCGCCGAGTTCCTCCACCCGCGCGGCCACCGTGTCCCGTACGCCGACGTCCTCGTCGTCCTCGCCGTACGCGGCCCCCGGACTGACCCGGGCGTACACCACCTGGCCGCCGGGCAGCTCGATCCGCTGCACGTACCCCACGGCCTGCCCCCGTCCGTCGCCCCCGTCGCGGCGCCCCGGACCGGGGCGCCCGACCGCTGGTGTCCGTATCCGATCCAGGTGCCGCGGCGCACGACGCCCACGCTCCGTTGTCCGTTGCGTGCGCGCGGTCCGCGAGGGATCTGCCGTGAGGGTACTGGCCTGCGCAGTTGCCCGCGAGGCTCCGGCCGACGGAATCCGGCCAAGTCCGCGCGGCCTACCATGAACGTCTGAGACGTTCTGGCACCAGGAGCATGAGTTGTACTTCACCGACCGTGGCATCGAGGAGCTGGCGAGGCGGCGCGGCGAGGAGGAGGTCAGCTTCGACTGGCTTGCCGAACAGCTGCGCACCTTCGTCGACCTGAACCCCGACTTCGAGGTACCGGTCGAACGACTCGCCACCTGGCTGGCCCGGCTGGACGACGACGAGGACGACGAGTAGGCGGGCGGAGGGGAAGGGATACACGTACCCCTTCCCCCTCCGCTCCCCCGCTCCGGCGCTCAGCTCACCCGGCCGGGTTCCCCGGCGTCGCCCCGTCCGCCCGGATCGCCTCGGCGAGTGCGGTGCCCAGGGCCGCCGAGCCCTTGCCGCTCGGGTGCAGTGGGGCGGCCGGGCTGGTCGGGATCAGGCCCTCCAGGTGGCGGTCGCCGGGTGCGGCGCAGCTGTCGTGGCCCTCGGTCGCGGCGAATCCGTCCACGAACACGGCGTTGTGCGCGGCGGCCTGTTCGCGCAGGGCGGCGCTGAGCTTGTTCACGGTGCCTTGGACGTAATCGGCGTCGCGGGCCCAGATCGGCTGGGTGGGATAGCAGCCGCCCTTGCGGATGTAGTCGCCGTAGCCGACCACGAAGACCCGGGCGGCCGGGGCCCGGCGGTGGATCTCGTCCAGCGCCTCGCCCAGCCGGGGCGCCCAGTCGGCGATGTCCTCGGCCAGCTGGTCGCGGCCGCCCGAAGTGAAGCGGTCGGCGCAGCTGGCCCCGACCGGCTCCGGCAGCGCGTTCAGACAGCTCAGGGCCGCGGTGACAAGACCGTTGTCGTTGCCGCCGATGGTCAGGCTGACCAGGTCGGTGCCGGGTCCGAGCGCCTCGTACTGCGGTGCGACGAAGCCGAATTGACGGCTCGCGAAGTGGTCGAGGGTCGCACCCGAGCAGCTGACGTCGTTGAGCCGGGCACCGATCCGCTCGGCCGCCACGTCCGGATATCCGGCCTTGGAGGCGAGGCAGGCGGGCCGCGAGAGGTCGATCGCGGGCACCAGCGGCGCGGCCGCGAAGGAGTCGCCGAGCGCGACGTAGTCAGGTGCCGCGTCCGCGGAGGCCTGGGCCTGCGCGGGCGCCGCGCCGAGGGCCGTGCAGAGCAGGGCCGCGCATCCGGCGACGGCGGTGACGAGCGGACGCGCACCGCGGCGGGCCCGCGGCGCGGCCGTGGTGGTCGAACGGGATGTGAAGGGGCGGGACGGCATGGGCACTCCTCGGTTCGGCTTGTGCGGGACACCAAAGGACGCGCTGTGCGCGGAGGATGAGGGATTTCCGGACGGCAGGCCGGGGACAGCGCCCCGCCTGCACAGCGATTCCGGCGCTCGCCATCCTCGCGCGCCGGCCGCACGGGAGCGCCGGGACGGCGGACAGGCTTTGCACGCTCCGTGTTGTGCGGGATCACAAATGATCATCCAGGCATCGTGCGTACGTCCGGGATCTGGTGCCACGCACCACGCCCGTGTTACCCCTGGGTACGACCCAAGGGAGGTGGTCCGGATGAACGAGCACGGCACGGTGCCGCGCACACTCGCCCACGGCGAGGCGCTGACCATAGCCGGGCGTCCGCTCCACGAACTCCTGCTGGAGCACTCGCGCGAGCTGGTCGGCCTGGTCGTCGTACGGCTGGCCGAGACGGTGCCCACCTACGCGGCCCTGCCCCGCGAGGCACTGCGTGGCGAGATCGCGTCCATCGTGGAACTCAACGTGGCCATGTGCGCCGAGGTCCTGCGCACCGGCAGCCTGCCCTCCACCGAGCAGCTCGACGCGCTGCGCGAGGCCGCGACCCGCAGGGCCGAGGAGGGCGTGGCGCTCGACGCCGTCGTCAGCGCCTACCACGTCGGGCTCCAGCTCTGTCTGGACGAGGTGCTCGGCCGGGCGGGTCCGGACGACCTGCCCAGCGTCCTCGACGGGACGGCGTGGGTACTGCGGTTCCTCCAGGTGACGACCTCGGCGGCGTCCGGCGGTTATGTACTGGCGCACAAGTCGGCCGTCGGCGAGGAGTACACCGCACGCCAGGCCCTGCTGTCGGCGCTGCTCGACGGCGGCCCCGCACAGGACACGGCGGCCCGGGCCGGTCTGGCCCTCCCGGAGTGCTATCTGGTGCTGTCCCTCGGCGTGGGCCCGCACCCCGACGAGCTGACCAGCGGCGTCGACTCCACGGTGGCCGCCCGGCGCAAGCTCCGGCGCCTGCGCGTGGAACTCGAACGGCACGTCGCGGGCGGGGTGTTGACCATGCTGACCGCCGAGGGCGGCCTGGCCCTCGTGCCGTACGGAACCCTGCCCGAGAAGCTCGGCCCCAGGGACTGGCAGTGGCTCGCGGGCGTACTCGACCATCTGGTCCGGGTCTGCGGCGCCGAGGTCACGGCGGGGGTGGCGGCGGCCGTACCGGACGACGTGCCGCAGGCCGTGCGACTGAGCGCCGAAGTACGGGAGGTGGCCGGGGTGTTCGACCGCGGCCCCGGCCTGCACCGCCTCGACGACCTGCTCCTGGAGTACCAGCTCACCCGCCCCGGGCCGGCCCGCGCCCGGCTCGCCGCGCTCCTGGAACCGTTGTCCGCGCGGCCCGACCTGCTGCACACCCTGCGGACCCACCTCGACAGCTCCCTCGACCGCCGGGTGGCCGCCGCCCGTCTCCAGGTCCACCCCAACACGGTCGACTACCGCCTGCGCAAGGTCGCCCTGCTCACCGGACTCGACACCGGCGATCCGGCGGACGTGCCCAGGGTCCGGGCGGCACTCGCGGCACTGGACGCGGCGGGACCGCCCGCGGTGTGAGGGGCGGCGCGGGACGGCCGGAGGGAAATTTCAGGCGGTCGGCCATGGATGCCACTTGACGGAAATTCTCTCAAGTCACCCTGATGACAAGGGAGTTGGCTTGGCGTTGCCGCGCCTCGAAGGCGCTACGGAGAGTGGCGGCGCCACTCGTCTCCGAAATCGGACCTTGACTTTCCGTGACCGCGATATATCGTGTGAGCAAGACGCGATAGTGCGTGACGTTGTCAGCCGAGCATGAGCATTGGCGGGCCGAGGAGGTCAGTACCCATGTCCGAACCCATGTCCGAGTGGTCCATCACCGAGCCCCGCAAGCTCGCCTTCGACGACGCACCAACGGCCCTGCACGTACGCGTGGTCAACGGCACGGTCAACGTCGTGGGCACCGAGGAGGGTTCCGCACGGCTCGAAGTCACCCGGATCGAGGGACCTCCGCTGAAGGTGAGTGACGAGGACGGCGTCCTGACCGTGGCCTACGAGGACCTTCCCTGGAAGGGCTTCCTCAAGTGGCTGGACCCCAGAGGTTGGCGCCGCAGCGCGGACATCTCGCTGGCCGTCCCCTCCCACACCCGCGTACGGATCGGAGTGGTCGCGGCGAGCGCGACGGTCTCGGGCGTACGGGCCACGACCGAGGTCCGGGGAGTCAGCGGCGACACCACCCTGGTGGCGCTCTCCGGCCCGGTGACCGCCGAGACGGTCTCCGGAAACGTCGAGACCCAACGGGTCACCGGAGACCTGACCTTCCAGTCCGTCTCCGGCGACCTCACGGTGATGGAGGGCGCCGAGGGCTCGGTCACGGCGGAGTCGGTGAACGGCTCTGTCGTCGTGGACCTCGACCGCTCGCAGCGCCCCGCGCAGATCGGGATCAACACCGTCTCGGGCGAGATCGCCCTACGGCTCGCAGAGCCCACGGACGCGGAGGTGGAGATCGGGACCACCTCGGGCACCGTCTCGAACGCCTTCGACGAGCTGCGCATCAGCGGCACTTGGGGCGCGAAACGGCTCTCCGGCAGGCTCGGCCCGGGCCGGGGCCGCCTGCGGGCGACCACGGTCTCCGGCCCGATCGCGCTGCTGCGCCGCCCGGCCGGCGAGGACTTCGCGACCCCCTCGGCCGCCAGAACGGCGCGCGACAGGAAGGCGGTCTGAGATGGCCCCCGTCTTCGCCCACGGGCGACTGCGCCTGTATCTGCTCAAGCTTCTCGACGAGGCCCCGCGCCACGGGTACGAGGTGATCCGGCTCCTGGAAGAGCGCTTCCAGGGCCTGTACGCCCCCTCGGCCGGGACCGTCTACCCGCGCCTGGCCAAGCTGGAGGCCGAGGGCCTGGTCACGCACACCACCGAGGGCGGCCGCAAGGTCTACGCGATCACCGACGCGGGCCGCGCCGAACTAGCCGACCGCAGTGGCGAACTCGCCGAACTGGAGCTGGAGATCAGGGAGTCGGTGGCCGAGCTGGCCGCCGAGATCCGGGACAACGTCCGCGGGGCCGCGGGCGATCTGCGCCGCGACATGCGTGCGGCGGCCGCCGAGGCACGCGCGGGCACGGGCAAGGGCAGGACCAACGGCAGCGGGCGGGGCCGGGGCACCGCCGAGGACTCCCCCGGCGCCGCCGACTTCTTCGACGCGTCCTGGGGCGACACGGAGGCTTGGCGCGAGGCGAAGGAGGAGTTCAAGCGCGCCAAGCAGGAGTGGAAGGAACAGGCGCGCCGCGCGAAGGACGAGAGCCGCCGTGCCCGCGAGGAGGCACAGCGCGCCCGTCGCCAGGCCAAGGAGGCCCAGGAGCGCGCCCAGACCGAGGCCCAGGAAGAACTCCAGCGCATCGCCCGCCA
This is a stretch of genomic DNA from Streptomyces sp. NA04227. It encodes these proteins:
- a CDS encoding helix-turn-helix transcriptional regulator — translated: MAPVFAHGRLRLYLLKLLDEAPRHGYEVIRLLEERFQGLYAPSAGTVYPRLAKLEAEGLVTHTTEGGRKVYAITDAGRAELADRSGELAELELEIRESVAELAAEIRDNVRGAAGDLRRDMRAAAAEARAGTGKGRTNGSGRGRGTAEDSPGAADFFDASWGDTEAWREAKEEFKRAKQEWKEQARRAKDESRRAREEAQRARRQAKEAQERAQTEAQEELQRIARQVQEQVQDHFTRGDWPTGVREGLSELAREFGDFGKMLSKEFGTEPTVDASAGGTSHDGPADTESPTTTTADSPGKTGTRPSTRPGTTPAEEPHITPGDDEDFRLAYDPAWAHEPPSGNPARDLDRLLDRFRDDIRDAARDHGVTTDQLKEARRNLSSAAAHMVASLKGAHSSGS
- a CDS encoding DUF4097 family beta strand repeat-containing protein: MSEWSITEPRKLAFDDAPTALHVRVVNGTVNVVGTEEGSARLEVTRIEGPPLKVSDEDGVLTVAYEDLPWKGFLKWLDPRGWRRSADISLAVPSHTRVRIGVVAASATVSGVRATTEVRGVSGDTTLVALSGPVTAETVSGNVETQRVTGDLTFQSVSGDLTVMEGAEGSVTAESVNGSVVVDLDRSQRPAQIGINTVSGEIALRLAEPTDAEVEIGTTSGTVSNAFDELRISGTWGAKRLSGRLGPGRGRLRATTVSGPIALLRRPAGEDFATPSAARTARDRKAV
- a CDS encoding DUF6104 family protein — encoded protein: MYFTDRGIEELARRRGEEEVSFDWLAEQLRTFVDLNPDFEVPVERLATWLARLDDDEDDE
- a CDS encoding SGNH/GDSL hydrolase family protein, whose protein sequence is MPSRPFTSRSTTTAAPRARRGARPLVTAVAGCAALLCTALGAAPAQAQASADAAPDYVALGDSFAAAPLVPAIDLSRPACLASKAGYPDVAAERIGARLNDVSCSGATLDHFASRQFGFVAPQYEALGPGTDLVSLTIGGNDNGLVTAALSCLNALPEPVGASCADRFTSGGRDQLAEDIADWAPRLGEALDEIHRRAPAARVFVVGYGDYIRKGGCYPTQPIWARDADYVQGTVNKLSAALREQAAAHNAVFVDGFAATEGHDSCAAPGDRHLEGLIPTSPAAPLHPSGKGSAALGTALAEAIRADGATPGNPAG
- a CDS encoding CdaR family transcriptional regulator, yielding MNEHGTVPRTLAHGEALTIAGRPLHELLLEHSRELVGLVVVRLAETVPTYAALPREALRGEIASIVELNVAMCAEVLRTGSLPSTEQLDALREAATRRAEEGVALDAVVSAYHVGLQLCLDEVLGRAGPDDLPSVLDGTAWVLRFLQVTTSAASGGYVLAHKSAVGEEYTARQALLSALLDGGPAQDTAARAGLALPECYLVLSLGVGPHPDELTSGVDSTVAARRKLRRLRVELERHVAGGVLTMLTAEGGLALVPYGTLPEKLGPRDWQWLAGVLDHLVRVCGAEVTAGVAAAVPDDVPQAVRLSAEVREVAGVFDRGPGLHRLDDLLLEYQLTRPGPARARLAALLEPLSARPDLLHTLRTHLDSSLDRRVAAARLQVHPNTVDYRLRKVALLTGLDTGDPADVPRVRAALAALDAAGPPAV
- a CDS encoding CU044_2847 family protein is translated as MGYVQRIELPGGQVVYARVSPGAAYGEDDEDVGVRDTVAARVEELGELIRGVGSSVLDAAAAVAPDEAALTFGVELTAKPGKVVAILAEGEAKASVQVTLTWRFGERGAPTRPGRDRAAAASDASESDTSATDSSATDSSATDSSATDSSEAAGTSASRTPAPEAAVVHDPAAGTAPAPAAAPNPAPPPAPVPAQAPEPPLPPAPPVTPPPPPPARPPAPPNEPHA